The following are from one region of the Capsicum annuum cultivar UCD-10X-F1 chromosome 1, UCD10Xv1.1, whole genome shotgun sequence genome:
- the LOC107857171 gene encoding uncharacterized protein LOC107857171 isoform X4 → MNFDNRKSTIGFDNRRLNFQQNQDQDATHPPAHSQSQSSTSSLLASDDLYGFSKEQHDHLLSMLQQNRLHDSGLCASATFGHSLKKPLEVGKLSNGLYVLQLNDSLQLPTITSQVLCENQAALHIARNLFFHEHTKYIEIDCFFVREKLKASLISLQYVPTSLQLADLLTKPLTGVQHRDLLSKLGLGSSLRGDVRNELVQSVAPKKQFNPP, encoded by the exons ATGAACTTTGACAATAGGAAGTCCACTATAGGCTTTGACAATAGAAGACTTAATTTCCagcaaaatcaggatcaag ACGCTACTCATCCACCTGCTCATTCACAATCACAATCTTCTACTTCATCTCTTCTCGCCTCTGATGATCTTTATGGATTTAGCAAAGAACAACATGATCATCTTCTCTCCATGCTGCAACAGAACAGGTTGCACGATTCTGGATTGTGTGCTTCTGCCACATTT GGCCATTCACTGAAGAAGCCACTGGAAGTTGGAAAACTCTCCAATGGACTATATGTGCTTCAGCTGAATGACTCCCTTCAATTACCAACCATTACTTCCCAG GTTCTCTGTGAAAATCAAGCTGCCTTGCACATTGCAAGGAATCTGTTTTTTCATGAGCACACCAAATATATTGAGATTGATTGTTTCTTCGTACGGGAAAAGTTGAAAGCTAGTTTGATCTCCTTGCAATACGTCCCTACTTCCCTGCAACTGGCTGATCTTCTCACTAAACCGCTAACTGGTGTCCAGCACCGGGATCTACTTTCCAAGTTGGGTTTGGGTTCCAgcttgaggggggatgttaggaATGAGCTTGTACAGTCAGTAGCGCCCAAGAAACAATTTAACCCGCCttag
- the LOC107857171 gene encoding uncharacterized protein LOC107857171 isoform X1, whose protein sequence is MNFDNRKSTIGFDNRRLNFQQNQDQDATHPPAHSQSQSSTSSLLASDDLYGFSKEQHDHLLSMLQQNRLHDSGLCASATFGHSLKKPLEVGKLSNGLYVLQLNDSLQLPTITSQVAAFNVSISNTIFPLFSTIPENFSFPVSSGLCDKNVYSDIVPPIEPNSITSFDDFSSVSLPNSESYLQTHDVCRTSLDCTNAASPDLAWHQRLGHMPFAKMKAIPFLKSVLPNKQIFHCSICPMTRQQSLPFSESVIHSTILFHLVHLELWGP, encoded by the exons ATGAACTTTGACAATAGGAAGTCCACTATAGGCTTTGACAATAGAAGACTTAATTTCCagcaaaatcaggatcaag ACGCTACTCATCCACCTGCTCATTCACAATCACAATCTTCTACTTCATCTCTTCTCGCCTCTGATGATCTTTATGGATTTAGCAAAGAACAACATGATCATCTTCTCTCCATGCTGCAACAGAACAGGTTGCACGATTCTGGATTGTGTGCTTCTGCCACATTT GGCCATTCACTGAAGAAGCCACTGGAAGTTGGAAAACTCTCCAATGGACTATATGTGCTTCAGCTGAATGACTCCCTTCAATTACCAACCATTACTTCCCAGGTTGCTGCATTCAATGTATCTATCTCCAACACTATTTTTCCTCTGTTTTCAACTATACCTGAAAATTTTTCCTTCCCTGTTTCCTCTGGACTTTGTGATAAAAATGTATATAGTGATATTGTTCCTCCTATTGAACCTAATTCTATTACTAGTTTTGATGATTTTTCTTCTGTTTCTTTACCTAATTCTGAAAGTTATTTGCAAACTCATGATGTTTGTAGGACCTCTCTTGATTGTACTAATGCTGCCAGTCCTGATTTGGCTTGGCATCAAAGGCTGGGACATATGCCATTTGCTAAAATGAAAGCTATTCCTTTCCTTAAATCTGTTTTACCAAACAAGCAAATATTTCACTGTTCTATATGTCCTATGACAAGACAACAAAGTTTACCATTTTCTGAAAGTGTTATTCATTCCACAATACTTTTTCATCTAGTTCATCTTGAACTTTGGGGCCCTTAA
- the LOC107857171 gene encoding uncharacterized protein LOC107857171 isoform X2, producing MVKKADATHPPAHSQSQSSTSSLLASDDLYGFSKEQHDHLLSMLQQNRLHDSGLCASATFGHSLKKPLEVGKLSNGLYVLQLNDSLQLPTITSQVAAFNVSISNTIFPLFSTIPENFSFPVSSGLCDKNVYSDIVPPIEPNSITSFDDFSSVSLPNSESYLQTHDVCRTSLDCTNAASPDLAWHQRLGHMPFAKMKAIPFLKSVLPNKQIFHCSICPMTRQQSLPFSESVIHSTILFHLVHLELWGP from the exons ATGGTGAAGAAGGCTG ACGCTACTCATCCACCTGCTCATTCACAATCACAATCTTCTACTTCATCTCTTCTCGCCTCTGATGATCTTTATGGATTTAGCAAAGAACAACATGATCATCTTCTCTCCATGCTGCAACAGAACAGGTTGCACGATTCTGGATTGTGTGCTTCTGCCACATTT GGCCATTCACTGAAGAAGCCACTGGAAGTTGGAAAACTCTCCAATGGACTATATGTGCTTCAGCTGAATGACTCCCTTCAATTACCAACCATTACTTCCCAGGTTGCTGCATTCAATGTATCTATCTCCAACACTATTTTTCCTCTGTTTTCAACTATACCTGAAAATTTTTCCTTCCCTGTTTCCTCTGGACTTTGTGATAAAAATGTATATAGTGATATTGTTCCTCCTATTGAACCTAATTCTATTACTAGTTTTGATGATTTTTCTTCTGTTTCTTTACCTAATTCTGAAAGTTATTTGCAAACTCATGATGTTTGTAGGACCTCTCTTGATTGTACTAATGCTGCCAGTCCTGATTTGGCTTGGCATCAAAGGCTGGGACATATGCCATTTGCTAAAATGAAAGCTATTCCTTTCCTTAAATCTGTTTTACCAAACAAGCAAATATTTCACTGTTCTATATGTCCTATGACAAGACAACAAAGTTTACCATTTTCTGAAAGTGTTATTCATTCCACAATACTTTTTCATCTAGTTCATCTTGAACTTTGGGGCCCTTAA
- the LOC107857170 gene encoding short-chain dehydrogenase reductase 3b, with protein MANKLRLEGKVAVITGAASGIGEASARLFVEHGARVVIADIQDELGLQIAASIGTDKASYIHCDVTDEKQVEEAVAYAVEKYGTLDIMFSNVGTLHFSSVLDLDVKAFDETMVINARGSAVAVKHAARVMVEKKIRGSIICTASLEGILAGAASLAYVSSKHAVVGLVKAAARELGVHGIRVNGVSPYGIATPLVCKAYGLDAGPLETAIYGNAHLKGVTLSTMHVAQAALFLASDESAYISGQNLAVDGGLSSILKLE; from the exons ATGGCAAATAAACTCAG GTTGGAGGGCAAAGTGGCTGTAATAACAGGTGCTGCAAGTGGCATCGGTGAAGCAAGTGCAAGATTGTTCGTAGAACATGGTGCTCGTGTGGTCATTGCTGACATTCAAGACGAACTTGGTCTCCAAATAGCAGCATCCATCGGAACAGACAAGGCCAGCTACATCCACTGCGATGTCACTGACGAGAAACAAGTTGAAGAAGCCGTGGCCTACGCGGTCGAAAAGTATGGCACTCTGGACATCATGTTCAGTAATGTCGGGACGCTGCATTTCAGCAGCGTCCTCGACTTAGACGTGAAGGCGTTCGATGAGACGATGGTCATCAACGCCCGAGGATCCGCAGTAGCCGTCAAGCACGCGGCTCGAGTCATGGTTGAAAAGAAAATCCGCGGTTCCATTATCTGTACCGCGAGCTTAGAGGGTATCTTAGCTGGGGCCGCTTCATTGGCCTATGTATCGTCCAAGCACGCGGTCGTAGGCCTTGTGAAAGCGGCCGCACGTGAGCTAGGGGTGCATGGGATAAGGGTGAATGGGGTGTCGCCTTATGGCATTGCGACACCCCTGGTATGCAAAGCCTACGGCTTGGACGCGGGACCTCTTGAAACAGCAATATATGGAAATGCTCACTTGAAAGGTGTTACGTTGAGCACGATGCATGTAGCACAAGCAGCACTTTTCTTGGCGTCTGATGAATCTGCTTATATAAGTGGTCAAAATTTGGCTGTGGATGGTGGCCTTAGTTCTATTTTGAAGCTTGAATAG
- the LOC107857171 gene encoding uncharacterized protein LOC107857171 isoform X3 → MNFDNRKSTIGFDNRRLNFQQNQDQDATHPPAHSQSQSSTSSLLASDDLYGFSKEQHDHLLSMLQQNRLHDSGLCASATFGHSLKKPLEVGKLSNGLYVLQLNDSLQLPTITSQVAAFNVLCENQAALHIARNLFFHEHTKYIEIDCFFVREKLKASLISLQYVPTSLQLADLLTKPLTGVQHRDLLSKLGLGSSLRGDVRNELVQSVAPKKQFNPP, encoded by the exons ATGAACTTTGACAATAGGAAGTCCACTATAGGCTTTGACAATAGAAGACTTAATTTCCagcaaaatcaggatcaag ACGCTACTCATCCACCTGCTCATTCACAATCACAATCTTCTACTTCATCTCTTCTCGCCTCTGATGATCTTTATGGATTTAGCAAAGAACAACATGATCATCTTCTCTCCATGCTGCAACAGAACAGGTTGCACGATTCTGGATTGTGTGCTTCTGCCACATTT GGCCATTCACTGAAGAAGCCACTGGAAGTTGGAAAACTCTCCAATGGACTATATGTGCTTCAGCTGAATGACTCCCTTCAATTACCAACCATTACTTCCCAGGTTGCTGCATTCAAT GTTCTCTGTGAAAATCAAGCTGCCTTGCACATTGCAAGGAATCTGTTTTTTCATGAGCACACCAAATATATTGAGATTGATTGTTTCTTCGTACGGGAAAAGTTGAAAGCTAGTTTGATCTCCTTGCAATACGTCCCTACTTCCCTGCAACTGGCTGATCTTCTCACTAAACCGCTAACTGGTGTCCAGCACCGGGATCTACTTTCCAAGTTGGGTTTGGGTTCCAgcttgaggggggatgttaggaATGAGCTTGTACAGTCAGTAGCGCCCAAGAAACAATTTAACCCGCCttag